A window of the Gemmatirosa kalamazoonensis genome harbors these coding sequences:
- a CDS encoding ABC transporter permease, protein MRVARKTVADLWAARGRAGLVVLAMTTGLAAVVCVAATNAILAREMRRGFAAITPASAILRTASFDTSLLAAVRRVPGVALADAGRTLVARTGADGDPRTVLLYAAADWRRQRVNRVRAQTGAWPPPPGAVLLERAAVRVAALGTGAPLVVRVGTRAPVPLAVAGTVHDFSQAPAWQEGVVYGYVDAGTMARLADTTGLNELRIVADRPADPSRIRDVATRIAALLAERGVRVRDVQIPTPGAHPHQGQMDALLGIQQAFAAVALLLAGALVVVLLGAMLVQHRPQIGAMKAVGASRRAIAGMYALWILVLAGCAESVALPLGVTAGRAYARFIAEMLNFDVTDARVPAPLLAALVLAGVALPLLVSVVPIVRAASITTREALSDVAIARVTPGTPTRAGGPRLVALGVANAMRVRGRFALVAGTVALGAAMCLAALDLGRSFQGTVAVTVASLGYDVAFAVSEARSPEEIAALVHALPGVASADAVPRVRALAADARDAQPNAFTVQAAMGRTPTSLVVQGGRWLSDADGRDVVANHAWLHDHPGYTVGDSIGLRIGGDSTRWRLVGEVREVMAGATLYAPRAALDAATAGAARTTIVRVVAARHDSAAVRALMAAIGRTLDARGIVARGIVSLRDTERHRVDHVLVITRFLVALSGACIVVGGLGLGTLLSVGVLERSRELGVLRALGASRAHLVVLVVAEGAWVALVGWACGVVLSVPAAALLARAFGRTMLGTPLDLHLSAGSVPALAAVTAVVALLASALPAWRAATLPPRALLAAA, encoded by the coding sequence ATGCGCGTCGCCCGCAAGACCGTGGCGGATCTGTGGGCGGCACGCGGCCGCGCCGGGCTCGTCGTGCTCGCGATGACGACGGGGCTCGCGGCCGTCGTCTGCGTCGCGGCGACGAACGCGATCCTCGCTCGCGAGATGCGCCGCGGCTTCGCGGCGATCACGCCCGCGTCGGCGATCCTGCGCACGGCGTCGTTCGACACGTCGCTGCTCGCCGCCGTGCGCCGAGTGCCCGGCGTCGCGCTCGCCGACGCGGGGCGCACCCTCGTCGCGCGCACCGGCGCCGACGGCGATCCGCGCACCGTGCTGCTCTACGCCGCGGCCGACTGGCGCCGCCAGCGCGTGAACCGCGTGCGCGCGCAGACCGGCGCGTGGCCGCCACCGCCCGGCGCGGTGCTGCTCGAGCGCGCCGCGGTGCGCGTGGCCGCGTTAGGCACCGGGGCGCCGCTGGTGGTACGCGTCGGCACGCGCGCGCCGGTGCCGCTCGCCGTCGCCGGCACGGTGCACGACTTCAGCCAGGCGCCGGCGTGGCAGGAAGGCGTCGTGTACGGCTACGTCGACGCCGGGACGATGGCGCGCCTCGCCGACACGACGGGCCTGAACGAGTTGCGCATCGTCGCCGACCGGCCCGCGGATCCGTCGCGCATCCGCGACGTCGCAACCCGCATCGCGGCACTGCTCGCCGAGCGCGGCGTCCGCGTGCGCGACGTGCAGATCCCGACGCCCGGAGCACACCCGCACCAGGGGCAGATGGACGCGCTGCTCGGCATCCAGCAGGCGTTCGCCGCGGTCGCGCTGCTCCTCGCCGGCGCGCTCGTCGTGGTGCTGCTCGGCGCGATGCTCGTCCAGCATCGTCCGCAGATCGGCGCCATGAAGGCCGTCGGCGCGAGCCGCCGCGCGATCGCCGGGATGTACGCGCTCTGGATCCTCGTCCTCGCCGGCTGCGCCGAGTCGGTCGCGCTGCCGTTGGGGGTGACGGCGGGGCGGGCGTACGCGCGGTTCATCGCGGAGATGCTGAACTTCGACGTGACCGACGCCCGCGTGCCCGCGCCGCTGCTCGCCGCGCTCGTGCTCGCGGGCGTCGCGCTGCCGCTGCTCGTGTCCGTCGTGCCGATCGTGCGCGCGGCGTCGATCACCACGCGCGAGGCGCTGAGCGACGTCGCGATCGCTCGTGTCACGCCCGGCACGCCCACGCGCGCCGGCGGGCCGCGGCTCGTGGCGTTGGGCGTGGCGAACGCGATGCGGGTGCGCGGCCGCTTCGCGCTCGTCGCCGGCACGGTGGCCCTCGGCGCCGCGATGTGTCTCGCCGCGCTCGACCTCGGCCGCTCGTTCCAGGGCACGGTCGCCGTCACCGTCGCGTCGCTCGGCTACGACGTCGCGTTCGCGGTGAGCGAGGCGCGGTCACCGGAGGAGATCGCCGCGCTCGTGCACGCGCTCCCGGGCGTGGCGTCGGCGGACGCGGTGCCGCGCGTGCGCGCGCTCGCCGCCGACGCGCGCGACGCACAGCCCAACGCGTTCACCGTGCAGGCGGCGATGGGCCGCACGCCGACGTCGCTCGTCGTACAGGGCGGCCGCTGGCTCTCCGACGCCGACGGACGCGACGTCGTCGCGAACCATGCGTGGCTGCACGACCATCCCGGCTACACGGTCGGCGACTCGATCGGCCTGCGCATCGGCGGCGACTCCACGCGGTGGCGGCTCGTCGGCGAGGTGCGCGAGGTGATGGCCGGCGCCACGCTCTACGCGCCGCGCGCCGCGCTCGATGCCGCGACGGCGGGAGCGGCACGCACGACGATCGTGCGCGTCGTCGCCGCTCGACACGACAGCGCCGCCGTGCGCGCGCTGATGGCCGCGATCGGCCGCACGCTCGACGCACGCGGGATCGTGGCGCGCGGCATCGTGAGCCTGCGCGACACCGAGCGGCACCGCGTGGACCACGTGCTCGTCATCACGCGCTTCCTCGTCGCGCTCTCCGGCGCCTGCATCGTCGTCGGCGGGCTGGGACTCGGCACGCTGCTCAGCGTCGGAGTGCTCGAGCGCTCCCGCGAGCTCGGCGTGCTGCGCGCCCTCGGCGCGTCGCGCGCGCACCTCGTGGTGCTCGTCGTCGCCGAGGGAGCGTGGGTGGCGCTCGTGGGGTGGGCGTGCGGCGTCGTGCTGTCGGTGCCGGCGGCGGCGCTGCTCGCGCGCGCGTTCGGCCGCACGATGCTCGGCACGCCGCTCGACCTGCATCTCAGCGCGGGCTCGGTACCGGCGCTCGCCGCGGTCACCGCGGTGGTGGCGCTGCTCGCGAGCGCGCTGCCCGCGTGGCGTGCCGCCACGCTGCCGCCGCGCGCGCTGCTCGCCGCCGCCTAA
- a CDS encoding amidohydrolase family protein: MRIVDVHNHFYPPAYVDALRKGESAITVRVDAAGNPEVHYPGDYNVLVPGHRDIDHRAEVLERDGVTTQVISLTTPGTHVETPARAARYASLVNDAFAGIVRDHGGRFAAYATLPLNDPAASVAELRRAVEQLGFRGAMLFSNVNGVALADARYWPLYEAAESLGAVLHIHPTNPISVEAMREYWLMPLVGFLFDTTVAAAHLVFAGVPERFPRLRWVLSHLGGAIPYLAERLDRGFHAFPACRAHISRPPSEYLKTWYYDTVNFDRDALELAVKFAGADHVLAGSDYPHQIGSIPAMKEALSSLRVSDEERAAIFGGNAARLLGLEA; encoded by the coding sequence GTGAGAATCGTCGACGTCCACAACCACTTCTATCCCCCCGCCTACGTCGACGCGCTGCGCAAGGGCGAGAGCGCGATCACGGTGCGCGTGGACGCCGCCGGCAACCCCGAGGTGCACTACCCGGGCGACTACAACGTGCTCGTTCCCGGCCACCGCGACATCGACCACCGCGCCGAGGTGCTCGAGCGCGACGGGGTCACGACGCAGGTGATCAGCCTCACGACGCCGGGCACGCACGTGGAGACGCCGGCCCGCGCGGCGCGCTACGCGAGCCTGGTGAACGACGCGTTCGCCGGCATCGTGCGCGACCACGGCGGTCGTTTCGCCGCATATGCGACGCTGCCGCTGAACGATCCCGCGGCGAGCGTGGCGGAGCTGCGGCGCGCCGTGGAGCAGCTCGGGTTCCGGGGCGCGATGCTCTTCAGCAACGTCAACGGCGTGGCGCTCGCCGACGCGCGCTACTGGCCGCTGTACGAGGCGGCGGAATCGTTAGGCGCGGTGCTGCACATCCATCCGACGAACCCGATCAGCGTGGAGGCGATGCGCGAGTACTGGCTCATGCCGCTCGTCGGGTTCCTGTTCGACACCACGGTGGCGGCGGCGCACCTCGTGTTCGCCGGTGTGCCGGAGCGGTTCCCGCGTCTGCGCTGGGTGCTGTCGCACCTCGGCGGCGCGATCCCGTACCTCGCCGAGCGGCTGGACCGGGGCTTCCACGCGTTTCCCGCCTGCCGCGCGCACATCTCGCGGCCGCCGAGCGAGTACCTGAAGACGTGGTACTACGACACGGTGAACTTCGACCGCGACGCGCTGGAGCTGGCGGTGAAGTTCGCCGGGGCCGACCACGTGCTGGCGGGGAGCGACTATCCGCACCAGATCGGGAGCATCCCGGCGATGAAGGAAGCCCTCTCGTCGCTACGCGTGTCGGACGAGGAGCGGGCCGCCATCTTCGGCGGGAACGCCGCGCGGCTGCTCGGGCTCGAGGCTTGA
- a CDS encoding APC family permease: MPDAPPPALRRAIGLPRATAMVVGIIVGASIFVQPSVVTARMPTAGGALLVWCVAGALTLLGSLVTAELASAWPRSGGVYVFLRDGYSPALGFLWGWAMFWSMHSGIVAAIAVVAARYVGTWIPLGDAGTRAVAIAAIGALTGVNVLGVRQGSAVQAALTCVKVLAVVLIVAVGFIAHPRAAPANAPDGSATPSAFVAALVAGLFAYGGWHMVSYAAEETVDAARTIPRALLVGTVAVTALYVGVNAAYLRVLPLGTLRGSTRVVADFADATLGGAGAQIMAALVVLSALGAMNGVILAGPRVYLAMARDGLLFRRLGTVHARFRTPHVALVAQAVWSSVLVATGSYRALFTRVVYTEWIFFGLMAASLLWLRRRPDYRPVFRAWGGAATPVVFAAASLVIVAMQLVDQPRDGAIGLLLVLVGLPVYWIRGRAPSHDSSTETSPRAVLVDEGP; the protein is encoded by the coding sequence GTGCCTGACGCTCCGCCTCCGGCGCTGCGGCGCGCGATCGGTCTGCCGCGCGCGACGGCGATGGTTGTCGGGATCATCGTCGGCGCGTCGATCTTCGTGCAGCCGTCGGTGGTCACGGCGCGCATGCCGACGGCGGGGGGCGCGCTGCTCGTGTGGTGCGTGGCGGGGGCGCTCACGCTCCTCGGCTCGCTCGTCACCGCGGAGCTCGCGTCGGCGTGGCCGCGCTCGGGCGGCGTGTACGTGTTCCTGCGCGACGGCTACTCGCCCGCGCTCGGCTTCCTGTGGGGGTGGGCGATGTTCTGGAGCATGCACTCCGGCATCGTCGCCGCCATCGCGGTGGTCGCCGCGCGGTACGTCGGCACGTGGATCCCGCTCGGCGACGCCGGCACGCGCGCCGTCGCGATCGCGGCGATCGGCGCGCTCACCGGCGTGAACGTGCTCGGCGTGCGCCAGGGGAGCGCGGTGCAGGCCGCGCTCACGTGCGTGAAGGTGCTCGCGGTGGTGCTGATCGTCGCGGTGGGATTCATCGCGCACCCGCGCGCCGCGCCGGCGAACGCGCCTGACGGATCGGCGACGCCGTCGGCGTTCGTCGCCGCGCTCGTGGCGGGGCTGTTCGCGTACGGCGGGTGGCACATGGTGTCGTACGCGGCGGAGGAGACGGTGGACGCGGCCCGCACGATACCGCGGGCGCTGCTCGTGGGCACGGTCGCCGTGACGGCGCTCTACGTCGGCGTGAACGCGGCGTACCTGCGCGTGCTGCCGCTCGGCACGCTGCGCGGCTCGACGCGCGTCGTCGCCGACTTCGCCGACGCGACGCTCGGCGGCGCGGGCGCGCAGATCATGGCGGCGCTCGTCGTGCTCTCCGCGCTCGGCGCGATGAACGGCGTGATCCTCGCCGGGCCGCGCGTCTACCTCGCGATGGCGCGCGACGGGCTGCTGTTCCGCCGGCTCGGCACGGTGCACGCGCGGTTCCGCACGCCGCACGTCGCGCTCGTGGCGCAGGCGGTGTGGTCGTCGGTGCTCGTGGCGACGGGGAGCTACCGCGCGCTGTTCACGCGCGTCGTCTACACCGAGTGGATCTTCTTCGGGCTCATGGCCGCGTCGCTCCTCTGGCTCCGCCGGCGGCCGGACTACCGACCGGTGTTCCGGGCGTGGGGCGGCGCGGCGACGCCGGTCGTGTTCGCGGCGGCGAGCCTCGTGATCGTCGCGATGCAGCTGGTCGATCAGCCGCGCGACGGCGCGATCGGACTGCTGCTGGTGCTCGTCGGGTTGCCGGTGTACTGGATCCGGGGACGCGCGCCGTCTCACGACTCCTCTACCGAGACGTCACCTCGAGCAGTCCTCGTCGATGAGGGACCGTGA
- a CDS encoding site-2 protease family protein — protein MPADRCASCGTELAPHALACPACDALVHGPRLQRLAEEADAATAAGDVTTARARWEAALRLLPEDSRQHALVRARVASLDASPDASPDAPTPRADETPWWRRGAGGLLALVLLLLGKLKFLLLGLTKASTFLSMFGFFALYWSLYGWPLALGLVVSIYIHEMGHVAMLRRLGIAAGAPLFIPGVGALVLLKQRVDDPVQDAQIGLAGPVWGLGAGLAALAVYGTTHTPVWLAIAQLTGFLNLFNLIPFWQLDGSRGFHALSRSERWIVVAAIAIALLWTEQRILFLVGGVAVWRAMQREAGPGDRRVLATFVVLVMALAWLARTVR, from the coding sequence GTGCCGGCTGACCGCTGCGCGAGCTGCGGCACCGAGCTCGCACCGCACGCGCTCGCGTGCCCGGCGTGCGACGCGCTCGTGCACGGCCCGCGCCTGCAGCGTCTGGCCGAGGAGGCGGACGCGGCGACGGCGGCGGGCGACGTCACGACGGCGCGCGCGCGATGGGAGGCGGCGCTGCGGCTGCTGCCCGAGGACTCGCGGCAGCACGCGCTCGTGCGCGCCCGCGTCGCGAGCCTCGACGCGAGCCCCGACGCGAGCCCCGACGCGCCGACGCCGCGCGCGGACGAGACGCCGTGGTGGCGCCGCGGCGCGGGCGGCCTCCTCGCGCTCGTCCTGCTGCTGCTCGGGAAGCTGAAGTTCCTGCTGCTCGGCCTCACGAAGGCGAGCACGTTCCTGTCGATGTTCGGCTTCTTCGCGCTGTACTGGTCGCTCTACGGGTGGCCGCTGGCATTGGGCCTCGTCGTCTCGATCTACATCCACGAGATGGGGCACGTCGCGATGCTGCGGCGGCTCGGCATCGCGGCCGGCGCGCCGCTGTTCATCCCCGGCGTCGGCGCGCTGGTGCTGCTGAAGCAGCGCGTGGACGACCCGGTGCAGGACGCGCAGATCGGCCTCGCCGGCCCGGTCTGGGGGCTCGGCGCGGGGCTCGCGGCGCTCGCGGTGTACGGCACCACGCACACGCCGGTGTGGCTCGCGATCGCGCAGCTCACGGGGTTCCTGAACCTGTTCAACCTGATCCCGTTCTGGCAGCTCGACGGGTCGCGCGGGTTCCACGCGCTGTCGCGCTCGGAGCGGTGGATCGTCGTCGCGGCGATCGCGATCGCGCTGCTGTGGACGGAGCAGCGCATCCTGTTCCTCGTCGGCGGCGTGGCGGTGTGGCGCGCGATGCAGCGCGAGGCCGGGCCCGGCGACCGGCGGGTGCTGGCGACGTTCGTCGTGCTCGTGATGGCGCTGGCGTGGCTCGCGCGCACGGTGCGGTGA
- a CDS encoding cupin domain-containing protein, which produces MIPALLAAPGAGTAAPIRRFHTTVRVRAEASGGAASVLEHTLQPGCVAMPVHRHPGATEVLHVLDGALVLWLDGAELDAPAGASVVIPAGAAHTFWVSPDAPSAARALAVFAPGGMERYFEAVAAHVPPPGAGRGPDMAGVLDASVRHGVEVDMGSLYELIGRHGLALA; this is translated from the coding sequence ATGATTCCCGCCCTCCTCGCCGCCCCTGGCGCCGGCACCGCCGCGCCCATCCGCCGCTTCCACACGACCGTGCGCGTGCGCGCCGAGGCGAGCGGCGGCGCGGCGTCCGTGCTCGAGCACACGCTGCAGCCGGGATGCGTGGCGATGCCGGTGCACCGGCACCCCGGCGCGACCGAGGTGCTGCACGTGCTCGACGGCGCGCTCGTGCTGTGGCTCGACGGCGCGGAGCTGGACGCCCCCGCGGGGGCCAGCGTCGTCATCCCGGCCGGAGCGGCGCACACGTTCTGGGTGAGCCCGGACGCGCCGAGCGCGGCGCGCGCGCTCGCGGTGTTCGCGCCGGGTGGCATGGAGCGCTACTTCGAGGCGGTGGCGGCGCACGTTCCGCCGCCGGGCGCCGGCCGCGGCCCCGACATGGCCGGGGTGCTGGACGCGTCGGTGCGGCATGGCGTGGAGGTGGACATGGGGAGCCTGTACGAGCTGATCGGCCGGCACGGGCTCGCGCTCGCCTGA
- a CDS encoding ABC transporter ATP-binding protein, translating into MTISTTTPGPLVRLRDVSRDYDAGGRRFAALRGVHLDVRRGESVAVVGRSGSGKSTLLNLLTGIDRPTTGTIDVGGAALHAMSEGALTAWRGRHVGIVFQQFHLLPTLSVADNVLLAMDFVGVIPARERRTRALHLLDRVGLADHAAKPPGALSGGEQQRAAVARALANDPSLLVADEPTGNLDSRTSDAIVALLLEQVAGGRTLLVVTHDAAIASRLGRTVTLDDGRVARDTVPNVLHAS; encoded by the coding sequence GTGACCATCTCCACGACGACTCCGGGCCCGCTCGTGCGCCTGCGCGACGTCTCGCGCGACTACGACGCGGGCGGTCGGCGCTTCGCCGCGCTGCGCGGCGTGCACCTCGACGTGCGGCGCGGCGAATCGGTCGCCGTGGTCGGACGCTCCGGCAGCGGCAAGAGCACGCTGCTCAACCTCCTCACCGGCATCGACCGCCCCACCACCGGCACGATCGACGTCGGCGGCGCGGCGCTGCACGCGATGTCCGAGGGAGCGCTGACCGCGTGGCGCGGGCGACACGTCGGCATCGTGTTCCAGCAGTTCCACCTGCTGCCGACGCTGAGCGTGGCGGACAACGTGCTGCTCGCGATGGACTTCGTGGGCGTGATCCCGGCGCGCGAGCGGCGTACGCGTGCGCTGCACCTGCTCGACCGCGTGGGGCTCGCCGACCACGCCGCGAAGCCGCCCGGCGCGCTGTCCGGCGGCGAGCAGCAGCGCGCGGCCGTCGCCCGCGCGCTCGCGAACGACCCCTCGCTCCTCGTCGCCGACGAGCCGACGGGCAACCTGGACTCGCGCACGAGCGACGCGATCGTGGCGCTGCTGCTGGAGCAGGTCGCCGGCGGCCGCACGCTGCTCGTCGTCACGCACGACGCGGCGATCGCGTCGCGACTCGGCCGCACGGTCACGCTCGACGACGGCCGCGTGGCGCGCGACACGGTGCCCAACGTCCTCCACGCGTCCTGA
- a CDS encoding M28 family peptidase, with protein sequence MHSARYVPLSLLLVAPLAAHGQGPTNRFGNPAHVAPAPTTPAITVRDLQVRLYQFADDSMQGRQVGRVGNKKGTDYIAAEVKRLGLVPAGDNGTYFQVLPYHLHTFTDHSRLTVDGNPMTWLADWVAIPGARAPRAVSAVPVVFGGTAGDTTTQISAAQAAGKFVVLLAAKPTPQPAFAGRGGFGAAPNRFADAAAVATVDLDAVPAAQRAALATPQVASSNAVGGRGGRGGVAAAPTDSVTLLKQQIAQLSPAATVRLTRAAAARLFRGREVSSLSAGDAGGTVTASLDFLELPTDWARNVVAIIPGSDPALRHEYVAIGAHNDHIGISTPVDKDSLKAFNDARNRMLIANDMIALKQEQLASIRVNMDSIRRLYPKARLDSINNGADDDGSGSMGVLEIAEAIQAMPVKPKRSVLFVWHTGEEGGLVGSRFFTTNPTVPMDSVVAQINIDMIGRGRAEDLPGGGPDYLGVVGSFFDSKDLGETVARVNKKQGRPLQLDYKYDTTLTWSGYNNIYGRSDHYNYALQGVPIAFFFTGLHGDYHQRTDEPEWIDYPHYQRIASYIKDIVVDVGNGPRPRMNGSKPAKPVAAMQ encoded by the coding sequence ATGCACAGCGCACGCTACGTCCCGCTATCCCTGCTGCTCGTCGCGCCGCTCGCCGCGCACGGCCAGGGGCCGACGAACCGCTTCGGCAACCCCGCGCACGTCGCGCCGGCCCCCACCACGCCGGCGATCACGGTCCGCGACCTCCAGGTCCGGCTCTACCAGTTCGCCGACGACTCGATGCAGGGCCGCCAGGTCGGGCGGGTCGGCAACAAGAAGGGCACCGACTACATCGCCGCGGAGGTGAAGCGGCTCGGCCTCGTGCCGGCGGGCGACAACGGCACGTACTTCCAGGTGCTGCCGTACCACCTGCACACGTTCACGGACCACTCGCGCCTCACCGTCGACGGGAACCCGATGACGTGGCTCGCCGACTGGGTCGCGATCCCCGGCGCGCGCGCGCCGCGCGCGGTGAGCGCGGTGCCGGTGGTCTTCGGCGGCACGGCCGGCGATACGACGACGCAGATCTCTGCCGCGCAGGCGGCGGGCAAGTTCGTCGTGCTGCTCGCCGCGAAGCCGACGCCGCAGCCGGCGTTCGCGGGACGCGGCGGGTTCGGCGCGGCGCCTAACCGATTCGCCGATGCGGCCGCCGTCGCGACGGTCGATCTCGACGCCGTGCCGGCCGCGCAGCGCGCGGCGCTCGCCACGCCGCAGGTCGCGTCGTCGAACGCGGTCGGCGGACGGGGTGGACGCGGCGGCGTGGCGGCCGCGCCGACCGACTCGGTGACGCTCCTCAAGCAGCAGATCGCGCAGCTCTCGCCCGCCGCCACCGTGCGCCTCACGCGCGCCGCGGCAGCGCGGCTGTTCCGCGGACGCGAGGTGTCGTCGCTCTCGGCGGGCGACGCCGGCGGCACGGTGACGGCATCGCTCGACTTCCTCGAGCTCCCGACCGACTGGGCGCGCAACGTCGTGGCGATCATCCCCGGCAGCGACCCGGCGCTCCGCCACGAGTACGTCGCGATCGGCGCGCACAACGACCACATCGGCATCTCGACGCCGGTCGACAAGGACTCGCTGAAGGCGTTCAACGACGCGCGCAACCGCATGCTGATCGCGAACGACATGATCGCGCTGAAGCAGGAGCAGCTCGCGTCGATCCGCGTCAACATGGACAGCATCCGCCGGCTCTACCCGAAGGCGCGGCTCGACTCGATCAACAACGGCGCCGACGACGACGGCTCGGGGTCGATGGGCGTGCTGGAGATCGCGGAGGCGATCCAGGCGATGCCGGTGAAGCCGAAGCGCTCGGTGCTGTTCGTGTGGCACACCGGCGAGGAGGGCGGCCTCGTGGGCTCGCGCTTCTTCACCACGAACCCGACGGTGCCGATGGACTCCGTCGTCGCGCAGATCAACATCGACATGATCGGCCGCGGCCGCGCCGAGGATCTCCCCGGCGGTGGTCCCGACTACCTCGGCGTCGTCGGCTCCTTCTTCGACTCGAAGGACCTCGGGGAGACGGTGGCGCGCGTGAACAAGAAGCAGGGGCGCCCGCTGCAGCTCGACTACAAGTACGACACGACGCTGACGTGGTCGGGGTACAACAACATCTACGGGCGCTCGGACCACTACAACTACGCGCTGCAGGGCGTGCCGATCGCGTTCTTCTTCACGGGTCTGCACGGCGACTACCACCAGCGCACCGACGAGCCGGAGTGGATCGACTATCCGCACTACCAGCGGATCGCGAGCTACATCAAGGACATCGTCGTCGACGTGGGGAACGGGCCGCGTCCGCGGATGAACGGCTCGAAGCCGGCGAAGCCGGTCGCCGCGATGCAGTGA
- a CDS encoding ACT domain-containing protein, whose amino-acid sequence MPPSQSPTLALTLVAVPLAVCRLPADAPVPSWALGPPFSSVTRTPDELSVVCAADGVPAGALTSRPWRALRVDGPLDLALVGVLAALAAPLAEAGVSVFPIATYDTDWILVREADADRACAALERAGHVVRRG is encoded by the coding sequence ATGCCCCCGTCTCAATCGCCGACGCTCGCGCTCACCCTCGTGGCCGTCCCGCTCGCCGTCTGCCGCTTGCCGGCGGACGCACCGGTGCCGTCGTGGGCGCTCGGGCCGCCGTTCTCCTCCGTGACCCGCACCCCGGACGAGCTCTCCGTCGTGTGCGCCGCGGACGGCGTCCCCGCCGGCGCGCTCACCTCGCGCCCGTGGCGCGCGCTCCGCGTCGACGGCCCGCTCGACCTCGCCCTCGTCGGCGTGCTGGCCGCGCTCGCCGCGCCGCTGGCCGAGGCGGGGGTGAGCGTGTTTCCGATCGCGACGTACGACACCGACTGGATCCTCGTGCGCGAGGCCGATGCGGACCGGGCGTGCGCGGCGCTCGAGCGGGCCGGACACGTCGTGCGCCGAGGCTGA